In one Anaerolineales bacterium genomic region, the following are encoded:
- a CDS encoding heme-binding domain-containing protein, whose translation MKKVLWILFVALLVICGGILLIRPPIIGHNPPVVSEPQWPSPEVRALAQRACFDCHSNETTWWWYTQIPPFSWLAANDVAEGRATINFSDWQGGRRVEAGELGEVVLEGEMPPAIYLMMHASARLTEAERQTLATGLSALH comes from the coding sequence ATGAAGAAGGTCTTGTGGATTCTCTTTGTTGCGTTGCTCGTCATCTGCGGTGGCATTCTACTCATCCGTCCGCCGATCATCGGTCACAACCCCCCGGTGGTGAGTGAGCCGCAGTGGCCAAGCCCTGAGGTCCGGGCCCTCGCCCAGCGCGCCTGCTTCGACTGCCACAGCAATGAGACCACCTGGTGGTGGTACACACAGATCCCTCCGTTCTCTTGGCTCGCCGCCAACGACGTCGCCGAGGGTCGCGCCACGATCAACTTCTCGGATTGGCAAGGGGGTCGGCGAGTCGAGGCCGGCGAGTTGGGCGAGGTCGTTCTGGAGGGTGAGATGCCCCCGGCGATCTACCTGATGATGCATGCCTCCGCCCGTCTGACCGAGGCGGAACGCCAGACGCTAGCCACGGGCCTAAGCGCCCTGCACTAG
- a CDS encoding YfcE family phosphodiesterase: protein MRVAVLSDTHDNIWRLEEALPHLRSSDVVIHCGDLCSPFMIRHLGQGLPGKPVHLVWGNNDGDTYLISKVAAGFADIHLHGPLAQLELEGVKVAVNHYPELARGLASTQTFGLVCYGHDHTAHFEWVGGCLLLNPGELMGLDGRSSLALVDLPDREVQFLDLRA from the coding sequence ATGCGGGTGGCAGTGCTCTCGGACACTCACGACAACATCTGGCGGCTCGAAGAAGCCCTTCCGCACCTGCGTTCGAGCGACGTCGTCATCCACTGCGGCGATCTGTGCTCGCCCTTCATGATTCGTCACCTGGGCCAGGGCCTGCCTGGAAAACCGGTGCATCTTGTATGGGGCAACAACGATGGCGACACCTACCTGATTTCGAAGGTGGCGGCGGGCTTCGCTGACATCCATCTGCACGGCCCGCTGGCCCAACTGGAATTGGAGGGCGTGAAGGTGGCCGTCAATCACTACCCGGAACTGGCCAGAGGTCTGGCCTCGACCCAGACCTTCGGCCTGGTTTGTTATGGACATGATCACACCGCGCATTTTGAGTGGGTCGGAGGGTGCCTACTGCTGAATCCTGGGGAGCTGATGGGGCTAGACGGGAGGAGCAGCCTGGCGCTAGTCGATCTCCCCGACCGAGAGGTGCAGTTTCTGGACCTGCGAGCCTGA